One region of Corynebacterium capitovis DSM 44611 genomic DNA includes:
- the galE gene encoding UDP-glucose 4-epimerase GalE — protein sequence MKVLIAGGAGYIGSTIASCCEDAGITPVILDDYSTGLRVFAARYAHYEGDIADVALLTRIVDEHPDIDAVVHCAAKIVVPESVEQPLAYYDTNVAKAVALIDALSARGVRRFLLSSTAAMYEPDPDFMVSEASAVNPGSPYAASKWMLERVLADTAATGRISAVALRYFNPIGADPQMRTGLQNPAPSHALGKMITAHQQHQPFFVTGVDWPTRDGSGLRDYVHVWDLARAHVAALQRELGEYEAINLGTGTGTTVLELASAVGEATGEPLDVVPAPRREGDVVGSAARVDKAAEVLGWRPEFTLAQGVRHSLQWAAKLPAVLRDEAALR from the coding sequence ATGAAGGTGCTCATCGCCGGCGGGGCCGGCTACATCGGATCCACGATCGCGTCGTGCTGCGAGGACGCGGGCATCACGCCGGTCATCCTCGACGACTATTCCACGGGCCTGCGCGTCTTCGCCGCCCGCTACGCCCACTACGAGGGTGATATCGCGGACGTCGCGCTGCTCACCCGCATCGTTGATGAGCACCCGGACATTGACGCCGTGGTGCATTGCGCCGCGAAGATCGTGGTGCCTGAATCGGTGGAGCAGCCCCTGGCGTACTACGACACCAATGTGGCCAAGGCCGTGGCCCTTATCGACGCCCTCTCGGCCCGCGGGGTGCGCCGCTTCCTGCTCAGCTCGACAGCGGCGATGTATGAGCCAGACCCGGATTTCATGGTCAGCGAGGCCAGCGCGGTCAACCCGGGAAGTCCGTACGCCGCATCGAAGTGGATGCTCGAGCGGGTCTTAGCCGATACCGCCGCCACCGGCCGGATCAGCGCCGTCGCCCTGCGCTACTTCAACCCGATCGGTGCGGACCCGCAGATGCGGACGGGACTTCAGAACCCGGCGCCTAGCCACGCTCTGGGCAAGATGATCACCGCCCACCAACAGCATCAGCCCTTCTTTGTGACGGGCGTGGATTGGCCCACCCGCGACGGATCTGGCCTGCGTGACTACGTCCACGTGTGGGACTTGGCGCGCGCCCACGTGGCGGCCCTCCAGAGGGAGCTCGGGGAGTACGAGGCCATCAACCTCGGCACCGGCACGGGCACGACGGTGCTCGAACTCGCCAGCGCGGTGGGGGAGGCAACAGGTGAGCCACTCGATGTCGTGCCCGCGCCCCGTCGCGAGGGTGACGTGGTGGGTTCTGCCGCACGCGTCGACAAGGCTGCCGAGGTACTGGGGTGGCGGCCGGAGTTCACGCTCGCCCAGGGTGTGCGACACTCCCTGCAGTGGGCGGCCAAGTTACCGGCGGTGCTCCGTGACGAAGCGGCCCTGCGCTAG
- a CDS encoding DUF4229 domain-containing protein, translating to MSTPQDFTPDPAARSRANKAAALYGLYRLLLFIALTVAIQLVAVLIDAPVPLIMSALLALILAFPLSMMLFSKQRLAANAALAEWKRQRDARKNWIRGELSER from the coding sequence GTGTCAACCCCCCAGGATTTCACCCCGGACCCGGCGGCGCGCTCCCGCGCCAACAAGGCGGCCGCGCTCTACGGCCTCTACCGCCTCCTCCTTTTCATTGCGCTCACGGTGGCCATCCAGCTCGTAGCAGTTCTTATCGATGCCCCCGTGCCCCTCATCATGTCCGCGCTCCTCGCCCTAATCCTCGCTTTCCCCCTGTCCATGATGCTGTTTTCCAAGCAGCGTCTGGCGGCCAATGCGGCGCTGGCGGAGTGGAAGCGGCAGCGCGATGCCCGCAAGAACTGGATTCGCGGGGAGCTTTCCGAGCGTTAG
- a CDS encoding AEC family transporter: MLNVVTAFAIIFVVIGAGFVLSRTGVIGTGEARLQLNRIAFYAATPALIFSNVSVSDNSAFFSPVVLVIGASSFATMALFWTLSRLFFRRDVPNTMAGAAASCYYNSVNIGLPVATYVIGDATYVVPALVLQMTVVSPIVIAGLNANGTGGVRAVVKSMVSGLTAPVVVAAIAGALVAESGLAIPDPVLAPLKILGGASIPLILMSFGASLNGSAVLHDDPVPTLIATLLKLVGMPLIAWAVATALGLEGTHLYAALILATLPTAQNVYNYTATYGAGTTVARDTVLLTTFLSMPAMLLIAAAFR; encoded by the coding sequence GTGCTCAACGTCGTCACCGCATTCGCCATCATTTTCGTGGTAATCGGTGCGGGGTTCGTGCTCTCGCGGACGGGTGTCATCGGCACAGGAGAGGCGCGGCTGCAGCTCAACCGCATCGCCTTCTACGCCGCGACGCCGGCGCTGATCTTCTCCAACGTCTCGGTGTCGGACAACTCGGCCTTCTTCTCACCGGTCGTGCTGGTCATTGGGGCTTCCTCCTTTGCGACGATGGCCCTGTTCTGGACTCTGAGCAGACTGTTCTTCCGCCGAGACGTGCCAAACACCATGGCCGGGGCCGCAGCCTCGTGTTACTACAACTCGGTCAACATCGGACTCCCCGTCGCAACCTATGTCATCGGAGATGCAACCTACGTCGTGCCCGCGCTTGTCCTGCAGATGACGGTTGTCTCCCCGATCGTGATCGCCGGGTTGAATGCGAACGGCACCGGGGGCGTGCGCGCCGTCGTTAAGTCGATGGTGTCCGGGCTGACCGCACCGGTCGTAGTGGCCGCGATCGCGGGCGCCCTCGTCGCGGAGTCGGGCCTGGCCATCCCCGACCCAGTCCTCGCCCCGCTGAAAATCCTCGGCGGCGCGTCGATCCCCCTCATCCTCATGAGCTTCGGCGCCTCATTGAACGGCTCCGCCGTGCTGCACGACGACCCCGTGCCGACCCTCATCGCGACCCTGCTCAAGCTCGTTGGGATGCCACTGATCGCGTGGGCGGTTGCCACGGCGCTCGGTTTGGAGGGCACCCACCTTTACGCGGCGCTGATCTTGGCCACGCTGCCTACGGCGCAAAACGTCTACAACTACACCGCAACGTACGGGGCTGGGACAACGGTAGCCCGGGATACGGTACTGCTCACCACGTTCCTCTCCATGCCGGCGATGCTCCTCATCGCGGCCGCGTTCCGCTAA
- a CDS encoding 1,4-dihydroxy-2-naphthoate polyprenyltransferase, producing MTPTRDWFMASRPHTWPNAFAPVIAGTGAAFHAGEGSFGRALLAAVVAWALIVGVNYANDYSDGIRGTDDDRRGPVRLTASGRAKPQHVKYAAFAAFAVAGLFGVALVAVSSTWWLILLGAVCIAAAWFYTGGSRPYGYAGFGEAAVFVFFGLVAVLGTEYTQAGRITWAGALCAVAIGAISASVNLANNIRDIPTDAVAGKRTVAVRLGEVWARRLFVLLTIVPFLASLLLGALSLPCLFGLAALPLAIAAIRVVLGGATGAALIPVLGMNGRAMLVWAAITALALGV from the coding sequence ATGACACCCACTCGCGACTGGTTCATGGCCTCCCGCCCACACACCTGGCCCAACGCCTTCGCCCCCGTCATTGCCGGTACCGGCGCCGCGTTTCACGCTGGGGAGGGTTCGTTCGGTCGCGCCCTCCTAGCAGCGGTCGTCGCTTGGGCGCTCATCGTCGGTGTCAACTACGCCAACGACTACTCCGACGGCATCCGCGGCACCGACGACGACCGCCGCGGACCCGTCCGTCTCACCGCCTCGGGGCGTGCCAAGCCCCAGCACGTCAAGTACGCCGCGTTCGCTGCCTTTGCCGTGGCGGGGTTGTTCGGCGTCGCGCTCGTCGCGGTCTCCTCAACGTGGTGGCTCATCCTCCTCGGCGCCGTGTGCATCGCGGCGGCGTGGTTCTACACGGGCGGGTCCCGGCCCTACGGATACGCCGGGTTTGGTGAGGCCGCGGTGTTCGTTTTCTTCGGCCTGGTCGCGGTGCTGGGCACCGAGTACACCCAGGCCGGCCGCATCACATGGGCTGGCGCACTGTGCGCCGTGGCGATCGGGGCCATCTCCGCATCCGTCAACCTGGCCAACAACATCCGCGACATCCCCACCGATGCCGTCGCCGGGAAGCGCACCGTGGCTGTCCGGCTCGGCGAGGTGTGGGCGCGCCGCTTGTTCGTCCTTCTGACGATTGTGCCGTTCCTCGCCTCGCTCCTGTTGGGTGCGCTCTCGCTCCCCTGCCTCTTCGGCCTGGCGGCGTTGCCGCTGGCCATCGCAGCGATACGCGTCGTGCTCGGTGGCGCCACGGGTGCCGCGCTCATCCCAGTGCTCGGGATGAACGGCCGGGCCATGCTCGTGTGGGCTGCGATCACTGCGCTGGCCCTGGGGGTGTGA
- a CDS encoding phytoene desaturase family protein, whose protein sequence is MSATATVVGAGPNGLAAAIRLAQLGWRVRVFERNDEVGGSCRSDSYFPGTISDVGAAAFPFGAATLRDLGVEWAHPPRPVAHPLEHSTGFLDALGPDQATWNRVHGPVAAHIGDHLDNILGPTLWRVPPHPLAFARFGVRGALPAATLGTVLFRTEAAKALLAGNAVHSFSSPGRPLTGAFGVLFGALAASVGWPVVRGGSRGIVDKLAARAESLGVEIHTGIDVREVPRDRVVVLNMPPWEAERLGARVRPWREGPGVFKVDWLLREPVPWRDPRVGEAGTVHVGGTARDIVASESEIARGRMPDAPFVMVGQQYVADPSRGRVLWTYAHVPRGFDGDASEHIARQIERFAPGFRDVVEARHVTGYIRDIAAGDMNLRQLLFRHPRSLGGGVYLASGATAPGAGVHGMAGVWAAQEATRTML, encoded by the coding sequence ATGAGCGCCACCGCGACCGTCGTGGGCGCAGGACCCAATGGGCTAGCTGCTGCGATCCGGCTGGCGCAGCTGGGTTGGCGGGTCCGCGTCTTTGAGCGCAACGACGAGGTGGGTGGGTCGTGCCGCTCCGACTCCTATTTCCCGGGCACGATTAGTGACGTCGGCGCCGCTGCCTTCCCCTTCGGCGCGGCGACTCTGCGCGATCTGGGAGTGGAGTGGGCCCACCCGCCGCGGCCCGTGGCCCACCCGCTCGAGCACTCAACAGGGTTCCTGGACGCGCTCGGCCCTGACCAAGCGACGTGGAACCGCGTGCACGGCCCTGTTGCAGCCCACATCGGCGACCACCTGGACAACATCCTCGGCCCAACGCTGTGGCGCGTGCCCCCGCACCCGCTGGCCTTCGCCCGCTTTGGGGTGCGGGGAGCGCTTCCGGCTGCGACGCTTGGGACCGTCCTCTTCCGGACGGAGGCCGCGAAAGCGCTGCTGGCGGGCAACGCCGTGCACTCGTTCAGTTCGCCGGGCCGGCCGCTGACGGGAGCGTTCGGGGTGTTGTTCGGTGCCCTTGCCGCGTCGGTGGGGTGGCCGGTGGTGCGGGGAGGCAGTCGCGGGATCGTCGACAAGCTTGCTGCCCGCGCCGAGTCTCTTGGGGTGGAGATCCACACAGGTATCGATGTGCGGGAGGTGCCCCGCGACCGCGTCGTCGTATTGAATATGCCTCCCTGGGAGGCGGAACGGCTGGGTGCGCGGGTGCGGCCGTGGCGCGAGGGGCCGGGTGTGTTCAAGGTGGACTGGTTGCTGCGTGAGCCGGTGCCGTGGCGCGACCCGCGCGTCGGGGAGGCGGGGACGGTGCACGTGGGGGGGACCGCGCGGGACATTGTGGCGTCGGAAAGTGAGATTGCGCGGGGGAGGATGCCGGACGCCCCGTTCGTCATGGTGGGCCAGCAGTACGTCGCCGACCCATCGCGGGGTCGGGTGTTGTGGACCTACGCCCACGTCCCGCGGGGTTTTGACGGGGATGCCAGCGAGCACATCGCGCGCCAAATCGAGCGCTTCGCGCCCGGCTTTCGCGACGTCGTCGAGGCGCGGCATGTTACGGGATATATTCGCGACATCGCGGCGGGCGACATGAACCTGCGGCAGCTGCTGTTCCGGCACCCGCGGTCGCTAGGTGGCGGCGTGTACTTGGCAAGTGGCGCGACCGCGCCGGGCGCGGGGGTCCATGGGATGGCGGGGGTGTGGGCCGCGCAAGAGGCTACCCGAACAATGCTCTGA
- the menE gene encoding o-succinylbenzoate--CoA ligase produces MTNHLEVLPVDPRDPLAIMADLEEALSGQRALLPVPKDDPTRAHLLRTTQRVGEPIDSDIALVVSTSGSTGTPKGAQLTTSNLISSADATHQALGGPGQWVLAMPAAFIAGIQVLVRSMVAGVEPEFLDLSQGFHVSEFAAKTRAISRTGERCYTSLTPMQLAKATSTLEGIVALRQYSAVLVGGAATNPRLLESARRLRIRVVTTYGSSETAGGCVYNGRPIAGARVRISGGRIHLGGPMVALGYRNVPSHEAFAEPGWFATSDAGVLHDGTLTVTGRLDNIIDSGGLKLHPEVLETFMLGIEGVIAACVVGVPDERLGQRICAAYTGSAPVPVLMEAFDDLPRWQVPKELKPVPALPLLGPGKVDRAAVRALFG; encoded by the coding sequence GTGACGAATCACCTCGAAGTTCTTCCCGTTGACCCCCGCGACCCGCTGGCGATCATGGCTGACCTCGAGGAAGCCCTCTCGGGGCAGCGCGCACTTCTTCCTGTGCCGAAGGACGACCCCACCCGCGCCCACCTGCTGCGCACCACCCAGCGCGTCGGCGAACCCATCGACAGCGACATCGCGCTGGTCGTCTCCACCTCCGGTTCGACGGGTACGCCGAAGGGAGCGCAGCTCACCACTTCTAACCTGATCTCCAGTGCGGACGCTACTCACCAGGCATTGGGCGGCCCCGGTCAGTGGGTCCTTGCCATGCCCGCTGCATTCATCGCGGGCATCCAGGTGTTGGTTCGCAGCATGGTCGCTGGAGTCGAACCGGAGTTCCTTGACCTCTCCCAGGGATTCCACGTCTCGGAGTTCGCCGCGAAAACCCGCGCCATCTCGCGCACCGGCGAGCGGTGTTACACCTCGCTGACCCCCATGCAGCTGGCCAAGGCCACGTCGACGTTAGAAGGGATAGTCGCTCTGCGCCAGTACTCTGCCGTCCTCGTTGGGGGCGCGGCGACGAACCCGCGCCTACTCGAGTCGGCGCGCAGGTTGCGGATTCGCGTAGTCACCACGTACGGCTCGTCGGAAACCGCGGGCGGGTGTGTCTACAACGGCCGCCCTATCGCGGGCGCACGGGTGCGCATCAGCGGCGGCCGCATCCACCTCGGAGGGCCGATGGTCGCCCTCGGCTACCGTAATGTTCCCAGCCATGAGGCGTTCGCCGAGCCCGGCTGGTTTGCCACCTCAGACGCGGGCGTTCTTCACGACGGCACCCTCACCGTCACCGGGCGCCTCGACAACATCATCGACTCCGGCGGCCTCAAGCTCCACCCAGAGGTACTGGAGACGTTCATGCTCGGCATCGAGGGCGTGATCGCCGCGTGCGTCGTCGGTGTCCCCGACGAGCGGCTGGGCCAGCGCATCTGCGCCGCCTACACGGGTTCAGCACCCGTGCCCGTTCTGATGGAAGCCTTTGATGACCTGCCCCGCTGGCAGGTGCCGAAGGAGCTCAAGCCGGTCCCGGCGCTGCCTCTCCTCGGCCCCGGCAAAGTCGACCGTGCCGCGGTCAGAGCATTGTTCGGGTAG
- a CDS encoding CopG family transcriptional regulator, with protein MRLTQDEVEALDELARDRHVSRSELMRQAIAAFTAA; from the coding sequence GTGCGTCTCACCCAAGACGAAGTTGAGGCGTTGGATGAATTAGCGCGCGACAGACATGTTTCGCGGTCGGAGTTAATGCGTCAGGCAATTGCCGCGTTTACCGCAGCATGA
- a CDS encoding 1,4-dihydroxy-2-naphthoyl-CoA synthase — MTYSTEQPFDLAQWDEVGGFDFSDITYHRHNGSGRANGIVRIAFDRPEVRNAFRPHTVDELYRALDDARRDPTVGTVLLTGNGPSPKDGGWAFCSGGDQRIRGRSGYQYATDSGEVDQARVKAEGGRLHILEVQRLIRTMPKVVIAVVNGWAAGGGHSLHVVCDLTIASRQEARFKQTDADVGSFDAGYGSAYLAKMVGQKFAREIFFLGRTYSAEEMQRMGAVNIVADHAQLEEEAIAAAREINGKSPTAQRMLKFAFNLADDGLVGQQVFAGEATRLAYMTDEAVEGRDSFLEKRAPNWEAFPYYY; from the coding sequence ATGACCTACTCCACCGAGCAGCCCTTCGACCTCGCGCAGTGGGACGAGGTCGGGGGCTTCGACTTCAGCGACATCACCTACCACCGCCACAACGGGAGCGGGCGCGCCAACGGCATCGTCCGCATCGCCTTCGACAGGCCCGAGGTGCGCAACGCGTTCCGCCCCCACACGGTCGACGAGCTCTACCGCGCGCTTGACGACGCCCGCCGCGACCCCACCGTCGGAACAGTGCTGCTCACCGGCAACGGGCCGAGCCCGAAGGACGGCGGCTGGGCCTTCTGCTCCGGCGGCGACCAGCGCATCCGCGGCCGCTCCGGCTACCAGTACGCCACGGATTCCGGCGAGGTCGACCAGGCCCGCGTCAAGGCCGAAGGCGGTCGCCTGCACATCCTCGAGGTGCAGCGCCTGATCCGCACCATGCCGAAGGTGGTCATCGCGGTGGTGAACGGCTGGGCCGCCGGCGGCGGGCACTCCCTGCACGTGGTGTGCGACCTGACCATCGCCTCTCGCCAGGAGGCGCGCTTCAAGCAGACCGACGCCGACGTCGGATCCTTCGACGCCGGCTACGGCTCCGCCTACCTGGCCAAGATGGTCGGCCAGAAGTTCGCCCGCGAGATTTTCTTCCTCGGCAGGACGTATTCGGCCGAGGAGATGCAGCGCATGGGCGCGGTCAACATCGTCGCCGACCACGCGCAGCTCGAGGAGGAAGCAATCGCCGCGGCCCGCGAGATAAACGGCAAGTCCCCCACCGCGCAGCGCATGCTCAAGTTCGCTTTCAATCTTGCCGACGACGGCCTGGTTGGCCAGCAGGTGTTCGCGGGCGAAGCGACCCGCCTGGCGTACATGACAGACGAAGCTGTGGAGGGACGGGACTCCTTCCTAGAGAAGCGCGCCCCGAACTGGGAGGCGTTTCCGTACTATTACTAG
- a CDS encoding o-succinylbenzoate synthase — protein MIPTLDSILERAHVVALPMAVTFRGVDTREALLIDGPAGWGEFSPFVEYGPGESASWLAAGIEAAFTGLPEARGWVEVNGTVPAVPASRVPEVLERYPGVGTFKVKVAEKGQSLDDDIARVTAVRRARPDATVRVDANRGWSVDEAVQAAAALGELEYIEQPCATVEELAEVRRRVATPIAADEAIRRAADPYRVVEVGAADVGVVKPAPLGGVRRLVSIGEELGLSLTVASALDTAVGIDAGLVAAKLTGSRAAGLATQRLFVEDVAARRELRGGRLEITRTTPDPERLHGLRAPGPRRDWWFQRVRDCLPLLEVHPNGGLNV, from the coding sequence ATGATCCCCACCCTCGACAGCATCCTCGAGCGCGCCCACGTGGTCGCCCTGCCTATGGCCGTCACCTTTCGCGGGGTTGACACCCGTGAGGCCCTGCTCATCGACGGTCCCGCCGGCTGGGGGGAGTTCTCGCCGTTCGTGGAATACGGTCCGGGGGAGTCGGCCAGCTGGCTCGCCGCCGGGATCGAGGCCGCGTTCACCGGCCTGCCCGAGGCGCGCGGCTGGGTCGAGGTCAACGGCACAGTGCCCGCGGTGCCCGCCTCCCGGGTCCCCGAGGTGCTCGAACGCTACCCGGGGGTGGGCACCTTCAAGGTCAAGGTGGCGGAGAAGGGCCAGTCGCTTGACGACGACATCGCCCGCGTCACCGCCGTGCGCCGCGCGCGCCCGGATGCGACCGTGCGTGTGGACGCGAACCGCGGCTGGTCCGTCGATGAGGCGGTGCAAGCAGCCGCCGCGCTGGGGGAGCTGGAGTACATCGAGCAGCCCTGCGCCACGGTGGAGGAGCTCGCGGAGGTGCGCCGGCGGGTCGCCACTCCCATCGCGGCGGACGAGGCCATCCGGCGCGCCGCCGACCCGTACCGCGTGGTGGAGGTGGGCGCGGCGGATGTGGGCGTCGTGAAGCCGGCCCCTTTGGGAGGGGTGCGCAGGCTGGTCTCGATCGGGGAGGAGCTGGGGCTGTCGCTGACGGTGGCCAGCGCCCTCGACACCGCCGTGGGCATCGACGCGGGGTTGGTTGCAGCGAAGCTGACAGGTTCGCGGGCCGCGGGGTTGGCCACACAGCGGTTGTTCGTCGAGGACGTCGCCGCCCGGCGCGAGCTTCGCGGGGGTCGCCTCGAGATCACCCGCACCACCCCCGACCCGGAGCGGCTCCACGGGCTGCGCGCCCCCGGGCCACGTCGCGACTGGTGGTTCCAGCGGGTCCGAGACTGTCTACCACTCCTGGAGGTGCACCCAAATGGGGGCCTCAATGTCTGA